The Bacteroides fragilis NCTC 9343 genome includes the window GGCATAAGAAATCAACACAATTTTTTATTAAAAATGTATCAATTTAAAATCTATACAAAGGTATGAAAAATAACACTTTGTCGGGGTCATATTACCCTAAAAATCCCCAAATAAAACATTTTTTTAGAATTATGAGAATTACATTGTTCCTATTGATGGCATGTGTTTTTTCTTTATATGCCGGAAATTCCTATTCTCAAAATACAAGAGTTAGTTTTGCCATGGATAATGTAGGACTCAATAAGGTCCTAGAGGAGATAGAGAGTCAGACGGATTATCTTTTTATTTATAATAGTCAGATAAATGTAAATAAGCTAGTTACTATTAAGGCAAATAAGCAGACGGTTTCAAAGGTATTGGATCAAATATTACAGAACACTGGTATTGAATATAAATTGGAAGGTTCGCATATTATATTAGAAAAAAAAGTAGAAGAAGTTCACAATAGCTCGTCCGCCGTTCAGCAACAGCAAACTAAAAAGATAACCGGAAAAGTTGTCGATAAGACAGGAGAGGCTATTATTGGAGCGAATGTCAAAATACAAGGTACAGATAAAGGAACTATTACTGATCTCGATGGTAATTTTATCTTGGAGGTTGCTCCAAAGGATGTGCTTGTTATCAGTTACATAGGCTATTTGGATACGAAAGTTCCCATAGCTGGGCAAAAACAGATCCATGTGGTGTTGTCTGAGGATAATAAAATGTTGGACGAAGTCGTTGTAATTGGTTATGGTACTACTTCTACACGCAAGATGGCGTCTGCTGTTACAGCCGTGAAAGGTGAGAAACTACAGGACTTGCCATTTAATAGTGTAGCAGCTTCACTGGCCGGACGTGCAACAGGTGTTATTGTACAATCATCAGGTGGTGAACCGGGATCTGCTCCTTCTATCTCGATCCGTGGCGGTGGCGCACCTGTCTATGTCATAGATGGTGTTATTTCCGATGCTTGGGATTTCAATACGTTGAATCCGAATGATATCGAAAGCCTTTCAATTCTAAAGGATGCAGCATCTCTGGCTGTTTACGGTTCACGGGCTGCCAATGGTATCGTGATGGTGAAAACCAAACAGGGAGGTAAGGGAAAGACAGCGGTGAATTATACGTTTAATGCTGAATTCAGCCAACCTACCAAATTACTGAAAAAGACTCGTGGTTATGACTATGCTTACAACCAAATGCTTGCCGGTATCAATGATGGTTTGGACGAGGCAGATTTACCTTTTAATCAGGAAGTATTGGATATCATTAAAAATCAGTCAGATCCTTATACATCCGGACACGCCGATACAGATTGGCTGGGAGAAGGATTGAAAACTGTTGCTCCTCAATACAAGCATACGGTATCATTGAGTGGAAGCGGCAATAAGGTGAATTACTATATTTCTCTGGGTATGCTCAATCAAGGTAGTATCTATACTTCGAATGCATTGAACTATGACCGCTATACAGTTCGCAGTAATGTTAACACGACTTTTGATAAGATTGGTCTGAAGGTCAGCCTGAATCTGAACGGAGCTTATGAAAAAAAGGAATACCCCTCTTTCTCAGCGGCAAAGATCTGGGAAGATCTTTATAACCAGTCTCCGCTGAATCCGGCTTACAATAAGGATGGTACTTATGCCGCAGTTACCGACCATCCGTTGGCGGAAATGGACAAGCGTTCGGGATATAACAGGAACTATGGCAAATTCATAAATACCCAAGTGGCTGCAGACTGGACATTGCCTTGGTTAAAGGAGTTAACCTTGGGTGCTATGTTCAACTATCGTCTGAACGACTCACATGTGAAGAAATTCAGTACCAAGGCTCCTCAGTATTACGCAGATGGAGCTGTATATCCAATAGGTAAACCGACATTGAATGAAGAAGGCTATTGGGGAGAGTCCTACAATTTCGAAGTAAGTGCCGCTTATGTGAAAACTTTTGCCGAAAAGCATACGATTGATGCTAAATTCGTTTATAATGTTGCAGAAAATACTGGATGGAATTTTAATGCATATCGTGGGGAATACTTATCTACGGTTGTGGACCAGCTATTTGCCGGTGCAGCAGATACGCAGCAGAATGGCGGCAATTCGGATGAAGGAGGACGTATGGGATTGGTAGGTCGTTTGAAATATGACTTTATGAATCGGTATATCGTGGAAGGTAGTTTCCGTTACGATGGATCGGATAACTTCACTCCAGGACATCGTTGGGGATTCTTCCCCTCCGGAGCGGTGGCGTGGGCCATCAGTGAAGAACCTTTCTTCAAAGAGTGGGATCAACATGTATTCGATTTGCTCAAGCTACGCGCTTCTTATGGACAGACCGGTACGGAAAATGGAGTAAATCGTTTCGGCTATCTTTCTACCTATAGTCTGGATGAGAAAAAAATAGTGATTGGGGGAAAACTGCAATCAGGATTTAGTGAAGGGGCTTTGGTGTCTCCGGAACTGCTGAGCTGGTATCAGGTGAATTCCTTTAACCTGGGATTGGATATGGCTTTCTTCAACAATCGCTTGAAAGGTACCTTTGATTATTTCTATTACGTAACCAAAGGTGGTTTGATGAGTCCGGGAGACCGTTATACAACTCCTTTGGGTAAACCTTTACCACAAATAAAATCGAATAGCGAACAACGTCGCGAAGGTGTGGAGTTGACAAT containing:
- a CDS encoding TonB-dependent receptor, which encodes MKNNTLSGSYYPKNPQIKHFFRIMRITLFLLMACVFSLYAGNSYSQNTRVSFAMDNVGLNKVLEEIESQTDYLFIYNSQINVNKLVTIKANKQTVSKVLDQILQNTGIEYKLEGSHIILEKKVEEVHNSSSAVQQQQTKKITGKVVDKTGEAIIGANVKIQGTDKGTITDLDGNFILEVAPKDVLVISYIGYLDTKVPIAGQKQIHVVLSEDNKMLDEVVVIGYGTTSTRKMASAVTAVKGEKLQDLPFNSVAASLAGRATGVIVQSSGGEPGSAPSISIRGGGAPVYVIDGVISDAWDFNTLNPNDIESLSILKDAASLAVYGSRAANGIVMVKTKQGGKGKTAVNYTFNAEFSQPTKLLKKTRGYDYAYNQMLAGINDGLDEADLPFNQEVLDIIKNQSDPYTSGHADTDWLGEGLKTVAPQYKHTVSLSGSGNKVNYYISLGMLNQGSIYTSNALNYDRYTVRSNVNTTFDKIGLKVSLNLNGAYEKKEYPSFSAAKIWEDLYNQSPLNPAYNKDGTYAAVTDHPLAEMDKRSGYNRNYGKFINTQVAADWTLPWLKELTLGAMFNYRLNDSHVKKFSTKAPQYYADGAVYPIGKPTLNEEGYWGESYNFEVSAAYVKTFAEKHTIDAKFVYNVAENTGWNFNAYRGEYLSTVVDQLFAGAADTQQNGGNSDEGGRMGLVGRLKYDFMNRYIVEGSFRYDGSDNFTPGHRWGFFPSGAVAWAISEEPFFKEWDQHVFDLLKLRASYGQTGTENGVNRFGYLSTYSLDEKKIVIGGKLQSGFSEGALVSPELLSWYQVNSFNLGLDMAFFNNRLKGTFDYFYYVTKGGLMSPGDRYTTPLGKPLPQIKSNSEQRREGVELTMRWSDTTPRKFTYEVGFNMTYFNSLWKVKADEALSDLMNPYKRQTHQTDYYGLGYIDTGLYQNKEDILNSPRRLGSTQTKLGDIGYTDVNGDGKIDGEDQVRIGKPTMPHFTYAFDFSLGYEGFTLSGLLYGTGERYMTFGNRYQSGEGKYLYYENQLNYWRPDNTGADFPRISISSGVNGNNNKAGSTFWMRNASYLRLKDLQLSYDFKYKYLKKCDWLQTCRVNLSGSNLFTISGVSKFFDPETSSTSGDGYPVQRVYSIGVTIGF